A single region of the Cinclus cinclus chromosome 10, bCinCin1.1, whole genome shotgun sequence genome encodes:
- the DUSP28 gene encoding dual specificity phosphatase 28 produces the protein MPQLCRVTASLLLGTARAACDEELLEREGVTFCVNVTRQQPFPGLRRVRGIRVPVFDDPAEDLYRHFEPSGAAIEEAVRAGGRCLVYCKNGRSRSAAICTAYLMRHRQLPLKDAFEVVKTARPVAEPNAGFWSQLQRYEEDLQIPKQSVLLSKGLKNSSG, from the exons ATGCCCCAGCTCTGCCGGGTCACGGCCTCGCTGCTCCTGGGCACGGCCAGGGCAGCGTGCGacgaggagctgctggagcggGAGGGGGTCACCTTCTGCGTGAATGTCACCCGGCAGCAGCCCTTCCCCGGCCTGCGGCGCGTCCGCGGCATCCGCGTGCCCGTGTTCGATGACCCGGCCGAGGACCTGTACCGGCACTTCGAGCCCAGCGGAGCCGCCATCGAGGAGGCCGTGCGGGCCGGGGGCAGGTGCCTGGTGTACTGCAAGAACGGGCGCAGCCGCTCCGCTGCCATCTGCACGGCTTACCTGATGAGACACCGGCAGCTCCCGCTCAAGGACGCCTTTGAG GTTGTGAAAACTGCCAGACCGGTAGCAGAACCGAATGCAGGATTTTGGTCTCAGCTGCAGAGATATGAAGAAGATTTACAGATACCAAAGCAGTCTGTTCTGCTGAGCAAAGGACTTAAAAATAGCAGTGGGTGA